Proteins encoded together in one Neobacillus sp. FSL H8-0543 window:
- the gap gene encoding type I glyceraldehyde-3-phosphate dehydrogenase, producing MTVKVGINGFGRIGRNVLRAALKGSNVEVVAINDLTDANMLAHLLKYDTVHGTLQEDVKVDGDYLIVGGNKVKVLAERDPAKLGWGELGVEVVVESTGRFTKREDAAKHLEAGAKKVIISAPASNEDITIVMGVNEDQYDAANHHVLSNASCTTNCLAPFAKVLNDNFGIKRGMMTTIHSYTNDQQILDLPHKDYRRARAAAENMIPTSTGAAKAVSLVLPELKGKLNGMAVRVPTPNVSIVDLVAELDKNATAEEINAALKTAAEGPLKGILAYSELPLVSTDYNGSPASSTIDALSTLVLEGNMVKVLSWYDNEVGYSNRVVDLIDYIAKKGL from the coding sequence ATGACAGTTAAAGTTGGTATTAATGGATTTGGTCGTATTGGCCGTAACGTACTTCGTGCAGCATTAAAAGGATCAAACGTTGAAGTTGTAGCAATTAACGATTTAACAGATGCTAATATGCTAGCGCATCTTTTGAAATATGATACTGTTCACGGAACACTTCAAGAAGATGTTAAGGTTGATGGTGACTATTTAATCGTAGGCGGCAATAAAGTAAAGGTTCTTGCTGAGCGTGATCCTGCTAAACTTGGCTGGGGTGAACTTGGTGTTGAAGTGGTAGTTGAATCTACAGGACGCTTTACAAAGCGTGAAGATGCAGCAAAACACCTTGAAGCAGGCGCGAAGAAAGTAATCATTTCAGCTCCAGCATCAAACGAAGATATTACCATCGTTATGGGTGTTAACGAAGATCAATACGATGCAGCTAATCACCATGTATTATCTAACGCTTCATGTACAACAAACTGTCTTGCTCCTTTCGCTAAAGTACTAAATGATAACTTCGGCATCAAGCGTGGAATGATGACAACTATTCACTCTTATACAAATGATCAGCAAATCCTTGATTTACCTCATAAAGATTACCGTCGTGCTCGTGCAGCTGCTGAGAACATGATTCCTACATCAACAGGTGCAGCGAAAGCCGTTTCTTTAGTTCTTCCTGAGTTAAAAGGAAAATTAAATGGTATGGCCGTACGTGTTCCAACGCCTAACGTTTCAATCGTTGACTTAGTAGCAGAATTAGATAAGAATGCAACTGCAGAAGAAATCAATGCAGCATTAAAAACAGCTGCAGAAGGTCCATTAAAAGGAATTTTAGCATACAGCGAACTTCCATTAGTTTCTACAGACTATAACGGAAGCCCAGCATCTTCTACGATCGATGCATTATCAACATTAGTTCTTGAAGGCAATATGGTAAAAGTATTATCTTGGTACGATAACGAAGTTGGTTACTCTAACCGTGTTGTTGACCTTATTGATTACATTGCTAAAAAAGGACTTTAA
- a CDS encoding sugar-binding domain-containing protein, giving the protein MQSFIDIQKRLLPDLLQLLHKRYSLLRRIGFMQPVGRRSLAASLGYTERVLRSEVDFLKEQNLICINNVGMSLTYEGKNLLEDLEGFMRELKGTDVLELELKHRLGIRQAVIVPGDSDESPMVKNDLGKACAICMKKLLTGKNIIAVTGGSTMAALADVLTPELGTKELLFVPARGGIGEDVQNQANTISSIMSKNTHSKHRVFYVPDQVSTEIYESLIREPEIHEVLSLIKSASMVLHGIGDAIIMAERRKTSPEVKRKLEMGEAVGEAFGYYFNEKGDIVHKVSTIGLQREDLIKIPNVIAVAGGSSKVKAIKAYMKQAPESTILITDEGAARKLLKG; this is encoded by the coding sequence ATGCAGTCATTTATTGATATCCAAAAAAGATTATTACCTGACCTCCTACAGCTATTACATAAACGTTATTCTCTCCTCCGGCGGATTGGTTTTATGCAACCAGTCGGCAGAAGAAGTTTAGCAGCCAGTCTCGGATATACAGAAAGAGTTCTTCGTAGTGAAGTGGATTTTTTAAAAGAGCAAAATCTAATCTGCATAAACAATGTAGGCATGAGTTTGACTTATGAAGGAAAAAATCTGCTGGAAGATCTAGAGGGCTTTATGAGGGAGTTAAAAGGTACAGATGTGCTGGAATTAGAACTAAAACACCGTCTTGGTATTCGTCAGGCAGTGATTGTACCAGGCGACAGTGACGAATCGCCAATGGTCAAAAACGATTTAGGTAAAGCCTGTGCTATTTGCATGAAAAAGCTGCTCACCGGGAAGAATATTATCGCTGTAACTGGCGGGTCAACTATGGCCGCCTTGGCTGATGTACTAACACCAGAACTTGGAACGAAGGAATTACTGTTTGTTCCTGCACGTGGCGGGATTGGTGAAGATGTTCAAAACCAAGCAAATACAATTAGCTCAATTATGTCTAAAAATACCCATTCCAAACACCGGGTTTTCTATGTCCCAGATCAAGTTAGCACGGAAATATATGAATCGCTCATCAGAGAGCCAGAAATTCATGAGGTATTAAGTCTAATAAAATCTGCAAGCATGGTTCTCCACGGAATCGGAGATGCTATTATAATGGCTGAGCGAAGAAAAACAAGCCCTGAAGTTAAGCGCAAGCTTGAAATGGGGGAAGCAGTTGGTGAGGCGTTTGGCTATTATTTTAATGAAAAGGGCGATATTGTCCACAAGGTTTCAACCATTGGTTTGCAGCGTGAGGACCTTATTAAAATACCGAATGTGATTGCTGTCGCTGGCGGGAGCTCAAAAGTAAAAGCAATTAAGGCTTATATGAAACAAGCACCGGAATCAACGATATTAATAACGGACGAAGGTGCAGCAAGAAAGTTATTAAAAGGCTAA
- a CDS encoding glutaredoxin family protein produces the protein MQKKITFYTRKNCSLCEKAKDSILELKEDFDFTLEEIDINESDELTEKYGIMIPVVVIDGEEVAFGIINKIDIRNRLQEKSE, from the coding sequence ATGCAAAAAAAGATAACATTCTATACCAGGAAAAATTGTTCGCTATGCGAGAAAGCTAAGGACTCCATTCTAGAGTTAAAAGAGGACTTTGATTTTACCTTGGAAGAAATCGATATTAACGAAAGTGATGAGCTAACCGAAAAGTATGGAATCATGATTCCTGTTGTGGTTATCGATGGGGAAGAAGTCGCATTTGGCATCATTAACAAAATAGACATAAGAAATCGTTTACAAGAAAAATCTGAATAG